The window CAATTCCTTTACGAATAGGCATTGCAAATCCACCGCACACAACATCTCCTAAAACATCATAAATAATAATATCCGGGTCATATTCGTCAATGATGCCGTTTGTATTTAATAGTTCAATTGCTGCAATAATTCCTCTGCCTGCACATCCTACACCCGGTTCGGGACCTCCTGCTTCAATACAGTATATGCCATTATATCCCTCATGAACAAGTTCATCTAAATCACTTGATCTTTTTCTTACAGTATCCAATACTGTTGGAATGGATTTACCTTTTCTTAATGTGGTTGTCGAGTCGTTTTTAGGATCACAACCTATCTGCATTACACTATATCCCAAATCTGACAATGCTGCTGATAAATTTGAAGTTGTTGTTGACTTTCCGATACCACCTTTTCCATAAATTGCTATTTGTTTTGGCATAATATATCACCTCTATTTTTTTATAATGGTCCTACAAATGAACTTACAATATCTTCAACTAATGTTAATCCTCCGTCATATCCGGCATAATGTTTTACAAGAACAGATTTGTTATATATCGGATATGAAATTGGGATATGTAAAGCATTATAATCTTCTATTGATGTTGGAGATTCAATGGAACTTGAAAACAGGAATAAAAATGGTCTATCTTCAAGGTTTTTCCTGATTTTATATGTATCTGCTTCAAATACTACATCAGGTTCAACTACTGTATCTAAATTATTTTTAATCTCGTCCAATATTTCTTTTCTTACTTCAACAGGAGGATTATCAGTAATTTGGATGATATCCGGTAAGTATCCTAATTCATTTGCTAAAAATTTGGTAAATCCAATTGCATAGCTACTTTCAGCAGCGACTGCATAGAATGAATTTGGACGTACCAATATGATTGCATCACCAGGATATTCCATCAATCTATAGTTCCAGTCTTCTTTTTCATTGATAAATTCTTCAATAGTTTCGCTTGGAATGGATAATTTATCACCGATTACTCTCAGGAATTCTCCAGTTTGTTTTGCTCCTATAGGAACATTTGGAAACTTAATGAATGGAGTTCCATATTTTTCTTTTAATTTTTCAGCTGCTCGAACACCTAACCATGGATTTACAACAATATTGTATTCCGCTGAAGGAATTTTATTAATATGATCTAAACCATTTTTTTGAGAAAATATGATGTTAGTTTTGATACCTATTGACTCTAAAAGTGTTTTCATTGTTAATAAATCTCCTTTCCAGTAAACATGGTTATATGGAACAATTCCGAAAATATTTACAGTTTTTTCTTCAATATCTCCAGCTTCATCAGGTAATAATTGGTCAATTATTGCATCCCAAAATAAATTATACCCTTCCAATGAATTTGCTTTAAATCCCGGCGCATTAACATGAATTACGGCTGCTTTATCTCTGAATTCATCAACTATTGTGTCAACATCATCACCAATTAATGATGGAACACAACCTGATGTCACGACAAATAAATCATCATTTGCTATTTCAATTGTAGATTCTATTAAATTTCTAAGTTTTTCTTCACCACCTAAAATTACATGTTCTTCAACTAAACATGAACAAGGGGTACTTGTTCCTCCTTCATTTCCTCCTGCGGATTCTCCACCGGCATATAATGTTCCAAATAATTGGCCAACACCACATCCTGCACCGGAGTGTAATATTGGAATTCCTCCCCTTATGCCTAATGTAGTACCATAAACACCTGCTAAAGCACAACTGTATCGTGGTGCTTCAACTGAGTTTGTTTCAAAATTTTCAATATTAGTTAATATTCCAGTTTTATTTTTTAATGTGTTTTTACAAGTCAAACAAACACCTCCGGATTATTTTCCTTCATTTAAGTAGTATAATGGATTGTCCTGTTCATACCACCAATCTTTATAACTTTTTTCTGTTTTTTCTGCTAGAGTCTTGTGATAAGATTTATTTTTAAACGCATGTAACAAGAAGTTACCGAATGCTATTGCACCGGCATAACCTGATTGGGCACTGGTAGGTTCAGGATCACCTCTTAAAGAGTGAATTCTTGTTACATTGTTATCTCTTTCCCATGTACCTCCTTGGAATGGGCAGGTTAATGTTAAATCAGGATCTAGATTAGTTGTTACATTGGCTTGTTCTGCAGCTTGGAATGTATTGACCATTATTTGGAAATCTCCGTTATTTTCAATAATCTCTTCTAGTTCATCTATTAATAAATCATCAAAATCCTGAGCCATTGCCGCAGGTGTTGCTAAGCCTAATTCATCAAAGTAGGGCATTTGGGAAACTAATCTTCCTTGACCAAGTGAACCTAAAACTGTTGGTTTTTCTCCATTTTTCCTTAATTTGATAAATTCTCCTTTAATAGCGTCTAGTTTAGGAACCCATATTTTATGTTCCTCTTCGATAAGTTTTTCAACTTCATCTTCTTTTCCGGTATATTTAGCTATATTTCTTAACCATTCATCAGTATTGGAAATGCCTGTTGGGGAAGGATACAAGAAATATGGTACGCCATATTTTTGCTTTAATCCACGAGATAAATAATCTGTATATGTTGGACAGATTGGAGCTGTTACTGCTGCTTCTGACAATTGTTCAAAGTCAGAAACTGTTGCAAATTCAGGGATGAAGTTAACCCTAAGCCCTATTTTCCCGAGTAATCTTTTTATTTCAAGTCTATCTTGCCAGGTATATGATAGCATACTTGCAACATTAACAAGGTCTTCCTGTTTTTTTTCAGGTTCTTTAACAAGATATTTTAAGATTGCATGCCAAAATGCATCGTAACCGGTTTGTACTAATCTGCTTCTAATACCTTCACAATGAATTGGTACAATTTTAGCATTTACCTCATTTTGAACTTCATCTACGGTTCCCTCAATATCTTCACCAATGATTCCTGTAGTACAGGATGTTAAGATAAATATTGCTTGAGGGTTGTATCTTTCTTCTGCTTTTAAAATTGCGTCTCTAAGTTTTTCTGATGCTCCATATACTACATCATCTTGCTGTAAATTGGTTGTCATCCAGGCAGAATTATATTCGTTTGTTCTGCCTAATGATTCAGGAACTCCACGATATAATTCTCTGTAACCTAAAGAACCTGCAGAACATCCAACTGGAGCATTAAATATTGTTACTGCATCACGAATAGTAGTTACCCTATTTGAAAGATAAAAATTTAACACACAACCTCCTGACTGTTGGAATTTCCTATCAGGAATTTTAATGTTTCTTTGTTTTGCATCATTTAACAATTCAGATGCCTTACCATAATATACATTAGTACCATTAGCTCTTTGTTCTCGATTAGGACAGGTATCTTTGTTTAAATCAAGTATTCTTTTAATTTTGTTTCTTTTACATGATCCATTTCCATGTCTATTAACCATATTTTTCACCACACGACATTAATATAACAATTGTTATATAATATTGCAAAATAAAC of the uncultured Methanobrevibacter sp. genome contains:
- a CDS encoding nitrogenase component 1, with translation MTCKNTLKNKTGILTNIENFETNSVEAPRYSCALAGVYGTTLGIRGGIPILHSGAGCGVGQLFGTLYAGGESAGGNEGGTSTPCSCLVEEHVILGGEEKLRNLIESTIEIANDDLFVVTSGCVPSLIGDDVDTIVDEFRDKAAVIHVNAPGFKANSLEGYNLFWDAIIDQLLPDEAGDIEEKTVNIFGIVPYNHVYWKGDLLTMKTLLESIGIKTNIIFSQKNGLDHINKIPSAEYNIVVNPWLGVRAAEKLKEKYGTPFIKFPNVPIGAKQTGEFLRVIGDKLSIPSETIEEFINEKEDWNYRLMEYPGDAIILVRPNSFYAVAAESSYAIGFTKFLANELGYLPDIIQITDNPPVEVRKEILDEIKNNLDTVVEPDVVFEADTYKIRKNLEDRPFLFLFSSSIESPTSIEDYNALHIPISYPIYNKSVLVKHYAGYDGGLTLVEDIVSSFVGPL
- a CDS encoding nitrogenase component 1, whose amino-acid sequence is MVNRHGNGSCKRNKIKRILDLNKDTCPNREQRANGTNVYYGKASELLNDAKQRNIKIPDRKFQQSGGCVLNFYLSNRVTTIRDAVTIFNAPVGCSAGSLGYRELYRGVPESLGRTNEYNSAWMTTNLQQDDVVYGASEKLRDAILKAEERYNPQAIFILTSCTTGIIGEDIEGTVDEVQNEVNAKIVPIHCEGIRSRLVQTGYDAFWHAILKYLVKEPEKKQEDLVNVASMLSYTWQDRLEIKRLLGKIGLRVNFIPEFATVSDFEQLSEAAVTAPICPTYTDYLSRGLKQKYGVPYFLYPSPTGISNTDEWLRNIAKYTGKEDEVEKLIEEEHKIWVPKLDAIKGEFIKLRKNGEKPTVLGSLGQGRLVSQMPYFDELGLATPAAMAQDFDDLLIDELEEIIENNGDFQIMVNTFQAAEQANVTTNLDPDLTLTCPFQGGTWERDNNVTRIHSLRGDPEPTSAQSGYAGAIAFGNFLLHAFKNKSYHKTLAEKTEKSYKDWWYEQDNPLYYLNEGK